One window of Scheffersomyces stipitis CBS 6054 chromosome 1, whole genome shotgun sequence genomic DNA carries:
- the GHL2 gene encoding ATP-dependent RNA helicase (ATP-dependent RNA helicase part of transposon polyprotein 5 (Tps5); similar to Germ Line Helicase 2) gives MLLGLISAYSTIHVNYSVMTYSEKVEYVTGLVAKISDTSVSTTVQLSAAKSLSTYFAEQPPTDIPGLLYLTHCKSDHILSKFKELGATLDLTDLKSFLKRIDASSSSTPGSVFTVTTLSSAGSKSHQKAPATSPIWNTRCYTCSGKGHRSNVCTSPVLKCTNCLGNGHKATSCPSPVRTGHFSSSRTSSSPRVHSFSTAAGDAFASTPSTQAYSLNVSPVEIQKHS, from the coding sequence atgcttttaggtttgatatcagcatattcaacaatcCACGTCAATTATTCGGTTATGACGTACTCTGAGAAGGTCGAGTACGTTACTGGTTTGGTCGCTAAGATTAGTGACACGTCGGTCAGTACTACTGTTCAGTTATCGGCTGCCAAGCTGCTTTCTACCTACTTTGCTGAGCAGCCTCCTACTGACATTCCTGGTCTCCTCTATCTTACACACTGTAAGCTGGACCATATTTTGTCTAAGTTCAAGGAACTTGGTGCTACCTTGGATCTCACTGACCTCAAATCGTTCCTAAAACGGATCGATGCCTCACTGTCTTCCACGCCTGGGTCTGTGTTCACGGTGACTACTCTCTCCTCTGCTGGACTGAAGTCTCACCAGAAAGCTCCTGCCACCTCTCCTATCTGGAATACCCGTTGCTATACGTGCTCTGGTAAGGGCCACCGTTCGAATGTTTGTACTTCCCCTGTTCTCAAGTGTACCAATTGTCTTGGTAATGGCCACAAGGCCACTAGCTGTCCTTCTCCTGTTCGTACTGGACATTTCCTGTCGTCCCGTACCTCTCTGTCTCCTCGTGttcattctttttctaCTGCCGCTGGTGATGCCTTTGCATCCACCCCATCCACCCAGGCGTATTCCCTCAATGTATCCCctgttgaaattcagaagcattcataG